CAGAAATGGTGAGTAAGTGTGCAATGTATTTAGTATAAGAAGTATACATTACTCAGTGCAGCGGGTATCTATTGACGTTTAggtagaaaaatattacaacaaaatgtttccgaCTGTAAGAAAGAGGACTTAAAGTACGTGAGTGCATAAGAAGCGTCCACAGTACCCGGATGTTGCACTCCCCACAAATGGTAAGTAATTAAGTGCGCAGTGTACTTAAGTATAAAGTACACAGTGAAGCGGATATATATTGACGTCTAAGTAGAAAAAGATGACAATAATATGTTTCCGACTGAAAGAAAGATGACTTTTAGGCAGGTGAGTGTATAAGTGCGTCCTCGGTACCCGGATGTTGCACTCAGCACAAATGATGAGTAATTAAGTACGCAGGGTACTTAATATAAGTATAAAGTGCACAGTGCAGCGGGTATATATTGACTTTTAGGTAGAAAAGGATGACAATAATGATATATTTGCGTTTAGGTAGAAAAAGATGCGTGGTAAGCATACCTTCCCGCGACTAGAGGCAGACGTTTCCGCTCAACCACAGTAACGTTCAAGTACTTCCGGTAATGTAGGCACCATTTTATTCTGTCGGCTTGCAGTAGTTTTTAACTGTGTGTATCTACGTCATAGAGCAACGATTTTATTTGGAATGTTTACAGCATGCGAGTCTAACAAATACAAAACGCACACATAAAACTGGAATTTACGTAGATTTCCATATCCCACTAGTTGCGTGAATTCCCATTACACTTCGGGCGTCTGAATGCAACATTAGAGGACACGCCTCCCCATACACCGGAAGTCCAGTGTTGAGCAAAAGTAGTAGTTTGCCGTCAACAAGTTGACTTTTTGTTAAAAGTCCAGAGAATAAAAGACAACATGTCGGGATCTTCCAACATCGTGGCGATGAAGAAAGTCGTCCAACAGCTGCGACTTGAGGCGGGAATAAACCGAGTCAAGGTAAACAGAAAGGACTCTACTTTAGGGCGTGTTTGGAATAAAACTACTTTAGACAACTACAAACATGACATATTTCACACTGTTGGGAAGATGACAACAATGACATATTTCACACTGTTGGGAAGATGACAACATGACATATTTCACACTGTTGGGAAGATGACAACATGACATATTTCACACTGTTGGGAAGATGACAACAATGTTCCCGACATTTAGAAAGATGACAATACTGAAATGTTTCCGACTGTAAGGAAGATGACAACAATGACATTTTTCCGATTGTATAAAAGATGACAACAAATTTTCCAACAATTAGAAAGATGACAATGTGTTTCCGACTGTAAGAAAGATGACAATATGTTTCAGACTAAGAAAGATGACAATAATGATGTTTCAGACTGTAAGAAAGATGACAATAATGATGTTTCAGACTGTAAGAAAGATGACAATAATGTGTCTCCGACTGTAAAAAGGATGACAGTATGTTTCCGACTGTAAGAAATATGACAATGTTTCCGACTGTAAGAAATATGACAATGTTTCCGACTGTAAGAAATATGACAATGTTTCCGACTGTAAGAAAAATGACAATGTTTGCAACCGTAAGGAAGATGACAATAATGATGTTTCCGACTGTAAGATAGATGACTATAACAATACGTTTGACTGTAAGAAAGATGACAATGTTTCCGACTGTAAGAAAGATGAGAATATTTTTACGACTGTAAGAAAGATGACGATAATGATCCGTTTCTGACTGTAAGAAATATGACAATATGTTTTCGACTGTAAGGAAGATGACACTGTTTCCGACTAAGAAATATGACAATATGCTTCCAACTGTAAGAAAGATGACAATATGTTTTTGACTGTAAgaaatatgacaataatgatgtGTTTCAGACTGTAAGACAGATGACAATAATGATGTTCCCTACTGAAAGAAAGATGACAATAACAATGTTTCCGACTGTAAGAAAAATGACAATGATGTTTCCAACTGTAAGAAAGATGACAATAATGATGTTTTCAACTGTAAGATAGATGACTATAACAATATGTTTGACTGTAAGAAAGATGACAATGTTTCCAACTGTAAGATAGATGACTATAACAATATGTTTCAGACTGTAAGAAAGATGACAATGTTTCCGACTATAAGATGACAATAATGATATTTCCGACTGTAAGAACAATGACATTAACAATATGTTTCAGACTTTAAGAAAGTTGACAATATGTTTCCGACTATAGGATGACAATAATGATATTTCCGACTGTAAGAACAATGACATTAACAATATGTTTCAGACTGTAAGAAAGATAACAATGATGATACCAACTCCAAGAAAGATGACAATAATGATATGCTTCCAACTGTAAGAACGataacaatgtttttttaactgCAAGAAAGATGAACAAATGTTTCCTACTGAAAGAAAGatgacaatgatgatgttccCGACTGTAAGAAAGATGACAACAACAATATGCTTCAGACTGTAAGAAAGATGACAAAATGTTTCCGACTATAAGAAAGATGACAATAATGATATGCTTCCAACTGTAAGAACgatgtttttttaactgtaagAAAGATGACAATGTTTCTGACTGTAGGAAAGATGAAAATGTTTCTGACTGTATGAAATATGAAAATATTTCCGACTGTAAGAAAGATGACACAATTTTTCTAACTGTCCAAGGAAACATTGTCATCTTTGTTACAGTCGGAAACATATTGTCATCAATAATGATATGTTCCCGACTGTAAGAAAGATGACAACAATGATGTTTCCATGGTGATAGGTCTCACAGGCCGCGGCCGACCTGCAGCAGTTCTGTCTTCAGAACGCCCAGCAGGACCCGCTGCTGACCGGCATGTCGTCCAGCAACAACCCCTTCAGACCGCAGAAAGTTTGCTCCTTCCTGTAACTTCTGCCTTGTGTGAGGATTTACTCTGTAATAATTTATACTGATATCATTAATCATATAACCATTTATACTGATATCATTAATCATATAACCATTTATACTGATATCATTAATCATATAACCATTTATACTGATATCATTAATCATATAATCATTTATACTGATATCATTAATCATATAATCATTTATACTGATATCAGTATTCATATAATCATTTATACTGATATCAATCATATATACTGATATCATTAATCATATATACTGATATGATTAATCATATAATCATTTATACTGATATCATTATTCGGTAACACTTttgtatggagaacatattcacaATTAATTAGTAGCTTATTACGATgcacattagtaacatattggctcttaattagtcattaagtacttattaatgccttattgtgGATGGCCTGGTTATACAAGCAGTAAGACATTAACTAACAGTCTTCCCTCAAATACCTGAGAATGATTACTTATTGGTAACCCTgatatgttctcctagtgtccaaataactctaaattaagtctttacttAGAAAAGTGTTATCCATTAATCATAGATACTGATATCATTAATCATATTATTAGAACATAATCACTAATAGGTATCACTAATCATAAATTACATAATTACAGTTATGTATCACTGATCCTATTGATAGCAATATAATCATTTCTACTGACAGGTATCATAAATCATGTATGGATAAAATCCAGTTTGTATGAATAATAGATGTTTGCTTGCCACAGATCTCCAGTGTGCTGCTTGTGAATTCTACTTCAGCTTCTGCTCTGTGGACCAACAAGTCATCAAGTCATAAAGGGAACAAGCAACAGCTTTTTGGAAAGCAAGCTAAAGTTTGGCAAATACTATCATGTTCCACCAACTAAATACTCCACTAGTGCCTTGTACAGTTTCTCAACCATAAAGGATTTTCACATTTCCTGCTTTTGTCACTTCTACTTTTGTCAGTAACAGTATCAACAATAAGGTTGTGTTGTATCCATGCATAATATTGAAGTGCATACCACTCATTTTCTCTCTGATCCGATATCAAGTCAAATTAAGGCTACTGATTCTACTTTGTGCAAACATAGAGTACATAATGTGTGTGCTAACTTTGAAATAGTTGTATCAGGTCTAATGTAACGACCATTCCAGGTCTAAGACCAGAGTGAccagtctaaaactagatgtgaatacgtctaggactagatgtgactaatctaagactagatgtgactaatctaagactagatgtgaccaatctaagactagatgtgactaatctaaggctaagactagatgtgactaatctaaggctaagactagatgtgagacactagtgatttagagctatataatcattgattgatattagTCTGAGACTGGATGTGaataagtttaagactagatgtgcctaatctaagtctaaaactagatgtgactaatctaagtttaagactagatgtgactaatctaaggctaagactagatgtgagacactagcgatttagggctatataatcattgattgatctaAGACTGAGACTGGATGTGaataagtttaagactagatgtgactaatctaagtttaagactagatgtgactaatctaagtttaagactagatgtgactaatctaaggtTGAAACTAGATGtgagacactagcgatttagggctatataatcattgattgatctaAGACTGAGACTGGATGTGaataagtttaagactagatgcgactaatctaaggctaagactagatgtgagacactagcgatttagggctatataatcattgattgatctaAGACTGAGACTGGATGTGaataagtttaagactagatgtgactaatctaagtttaagactagatgtgactaatctaaggctaagactagatgtgagacactagcgatttagggctatataatcattgattgatctaAGACAGACTGGATGTGaataagtttaagactagatgtgactaatctaaggctagatgtgagacactagtgatttagggctatataatcattgattgatattagTCTGAGACTGGATGTGAAtaaatttaagactagatgtgactaatctaagtttaagactagatgtgactaatctaaggctaagactagctgtgagacactagtgatttagggctatataatcattgattgatattagTCTGAGACTGGATGTGAAtaaatttaagactagatgtgactaatctaagtttaagactagatgtgactaatctaaggctagatgtgagacactagtgatttagggctatataatcattgattgatattagTCTGAGACTGGATGTGAAtaaatttaagactagatgtgactaatctaagtttaagactagatgtgactaatctaaggctaagactagctgtgagacactagtgatttagggctatataatcattgattgatattagTCTGAGACTGGATGTGAAtaaatttaagactagatgtgcctaatctaagtgtaagactagatgtgtctAATCAaaatttaagactagatgtgactaatctaaggctaagactagatgtgagacactagtgatttagggctatataatcattgattgatattagTCTGAGACTGGATGTGAATacgtttaagactagatgtgactaatctaagtctaagactagatgtgaccaatctgagtctacgACTAGATGTTAGGGTCTAcgattagatgtgaccaatttaagtccaagactagatgtgaccaataaaggtctgagactagatgtgaataaactaagtctaagactagatgtgaccaatctaagtccaagactagttgtgaccaataaAGGTCTGAGACTAGATATGActaacctaagtctaagactagatgtgaccaatctaagtctaagactagatgtgaccaataaaGGTCTGAGACTTGATGCGActaacctaagtctaagactagatgtgtccAATAAAAaggtctgagactagatgtgactaacctaagtctaagactagatgtgaccaataaaaaggtctgagactagatgtgaccaatataagtctaagaccagatgtgactaACCTAaatctaagaccagatgtgaccaatataagtctaagactagttgtgaccaatataagtctaagaccagatgtgaccaatataagtctaagactagatgtgaccaatataagtctaagactagatgtgaccgatataagtctaagactagatgtgaccgatctaagtctaagactagatgtgaccgatctaagtctaagaccagatgtgaccaatataagtctaagactagatgtgaccaatataagtctaagaccagatgtgaccaatataagtctaagactagatgtgaccaatataagtctaagactagatgtgaccgatataagtctaagactagatgtgaccgatctaagtctaagactagatgtgaccgatctaagtctaagaccagatgtgaccaatataagtctaagactagatgtgaccaatataagtctaagactagatgtgaccaatataagtctaagaccagatgtgaccaatataagtctaagaccagatgagaccaatataagtctaagaccagatgagaccaatataagtctaagaccagatgagaccaatataagtctaagactagatgtgaccaatataagtctaagaccagatgagacaatataagtctaagactagatgtgaccaatataagtctaagactagatgtgaccaatataagtctaagactagatgtgaccaatataagtctaagaccagatgtgaccaatataagtctaagaccagatgtgaccaatataagtctaagactagatgtgaccaatatgagtctaagactagatgtgaccaatataagtctaagaccagatgtgaccaatataagtctaagactagatgtgaccaatataagtctaagactagatgtgaccaatataagtctaagactagatgtgaccaatataagtctaagaccagatgagaccaatataagtctaagactagatgtgaccaatataagtctaagactagatgtgaccaatataagtctaagaccagatgagaccaatataagtctaagactagatgtgaccaatataagtctaagactagatgtgaccaatataagtctaagaccagatgtgaccaatataagtctaagactagatgtgaccaatataagtctaagactagatgtgaccaatataagtctaagactagatgtgaccaatataagtctaagactagatgtgaccaatataagtctaagactagatgtgaccaatataagtctaagactagatgtgaccaatataagtctaagactagatgtgaccaatataagtctaagactagatgtgaccaatataagtctaagactagatgtgaccaatataagtctaagactagatgtgaccaatataagtctaagactagatgtgaccaatataagtctaagactagatgtgaccaatataagtctaagactggatgtgaccaatataagtctaagactagatgtgaccaatataagtctaagaccagatgtgaccaatataagtctaagactagatgtgaccaatataagtctaagactagatgtgaccaatataagtctaagaccagatgtgaccaatataagtctaagactagatgtgaccaatataagtctaagactagatgtgaccaatataagtctaagactagatgtgaccaatataagtctaagaccagatgagaccaatataagtctaagactagatgtgaccaatataagtctaagactagatgtgaccaatataagtctaagaccagatgagaccaatataagtctaagactagatgtgaccaatataagtctaagactagatgtgaccaatataagtctaagaccagatgtgaccaatataagtctaagactagatgtgaccaatataagtctaagaccaaatgagaccaatataagtctaagactagatgtgaccaatataagtctaagactagatgtgaccaatataagtctaagaccagatgtgaccaatataagtctaagactagatgtgaccaatataagtctaagaccagatgagaccaatataagtctaagactagatgtgaccaatataagtctaagactagatgtgaccaatataagtctaagaccagatgtgaccaatataagtctaagactagatgtgaccaatataagtctaagaccagatgagaccaatataagtctaagactagatgtgaccaatataagtctaagactagatgtgaccaatataagtctaagaccagatgagaccaatataagtctaagactagatgtgaccaatataagtctaagactagatgtgaccaatataagtctaagaccagatgtgaccaatataagtctaagaccagatgtgaccaatataagtctaagactagatgtgaccaatataagtctaagactagatgtgaccaatataagtctaagactagatgtgaccaatataagtctaagaccagatgtgaccaatataagtctaagactagatgtgaccaatataagtctaagactagatgtgaccaatataagtctaagactagatgtgaccaatataagtctaagaccagatgtgaccaatataagtctaagactagatgtgaccaatataagtctaagactagatgtgaccaatataagtctaagactagatgtgaccaatataagtctaagactagatgtgaccaatataagtctaagactagatgtgaccaatataagtctaagactagatgtgaccaatataagtctaagactagatgtgaccaatataagtctaagactagatgtgaccaatataagtctaagactagatgtgaccaatataagtctaagactagatgtgaccaatataagtctaagactagatgtgaccaatataagtctaagactagatgtgaccaatataagtctaagactagatgtgaccaatataagtacATATTTGAAATGTGACcaaagtttagtgtattaaaaaaaaaagtaacttaatAAAGTCATGATATAATTGaacataaatattattattttattctcacacgggaaaaaaataaaagtcgAAATGTAGGACAAAAACATTAATACGTCAAGAGAAAAAGttgtaactaataataataataataatgtacttaGTCACATGTAATACACAATATCTGTTTTTAATAACCAACATCAACATGTCTTCTGCATACTCTGTGACATTTTTGGTGGGAAAAGTATAAACTAAAGTATCAATATTTTATTGTGAGGATGGATATTGGcgcataaagatctggtatcggcAGTGtggatatttcagtatcgatccacACATCACTAATGTTTACGTGTGAACCAACAGCTCGCGCCAAACCACTTCAAGCAAATCAGAGCTTTTTTCCTGATGCAGCTGAGACATACCTGCTGCACCTTCAAGATGTCACTGGTCAGGAAGACTTAGTTTTATATTCATGTTCACATCACTATCTCACCTTCAGGGAATCAAACACAAAGAAGAAACTTTTTGATGAGTGAAATCATGTTTTCACTTTCATTTCATGGCTCAGTCGCTCAGAGCACAACATTTCTATCGCGATTGCTCCTCCTCTTCTCAGATAAGATGTCGAGCGATCACTTCTACTTGGTGGATTATTTCCTGTCTTATTTGGACTTAGTTGTTTTTAAAATGCTTTTACTCTGGAAAGTTCCAGATGTCAGGAATTGCTTTGTGATAGCAAGATTTTAATGACTTCTTAATTACTTCCACAAATGTACTCTGTGACTTTTTGTATTTCATCTTTCTTGTGAGGAGCGATCGCAGGAATACAAAGACTACTTAATTACTCACAAACGTACACTGACTTTTTGTATTCAATCTATATTGTGAGGAGCAATCGCATAAATACAAAGACTACTAGATTACTCACAAATGTACATTGTGACTTTTGTATTTCATCCATGTTGTGAGGAGCGATCGCATGAATAAAAAGACTAATTTATAACACAAATGTACACTGTGACTTTTTGTATTTCATCTGTAATGTGAGGAGCAATCGCATAAATACAAAGACTACTAGATTACTCACAAATGTACATTGTGACTTTTGTATTTCATCCATGTTGTGAGGAGCGATCGCATGAATAAAAAGACTAATTTATAACACAAATGTACACTGTGACTTTTTGTATTTCATCTATAATGTGAGGAACAATCGCATAAATACAAAGACTACTAGATTACTCACACAAATgaacattgtgacttttgtatTTCATCCATGTTGTGAGGAGCGATCGCATGAATAGAAAGCCTAAGTTATTACTCACAGAAATGTACATTGTGACTTGGCATGTCATCCATGTTGTGAGGAGCGATCGCATGAATATAAAAGCCTAAGTTATTACTCACACAAATGTACATTGTAACTTTTGTAATTCATCCATGTTGTGAGGAGCGATCGCATGAATAGAAAGCCTAAGTTATTACTCAGAAATGTACATTGTAACTTTTGTAATTCATCCATGTTGTGAGGAGCGATCGCACAAATAGAAAGCCTAAGTTATTACTCACAGAAATGTACATTGTGACTTGGCATGTCATCCATATTGTGAGGAGCGATCGCATCGAGTGTGAGGTTTTCCAATGAAGTCATTTAGTGTGGGAATAGCCAACATGTTGTAGAATTCACAGCTGGAACTTGCGCCTGCAGGCGTCCATTTCATGGCGCTGGAAACAGAAGAGAGGGTAAAGGGTGTCATTGACTCATCTGCATAATGTGCCATGAAGCATGTGAGAAAAACAAATACTAATCAACTTCTGTCTggagctgggcgataaaacgatattgCGATGGACACttaatcaataaaataaaaaatgcgtttgataaaaatgttttccttcaTGGTCAGAACGAAATAagggatcaaagaggaaaagtctccattacaggtttttttttggaTATTTTCAAAaacggaccgtagtcagaccaatgtggtctgcaAGGCAAGACTCGtaacaccacaccaccttagccgtgctcaccctttagagcacagctgtaacttcctgccactaaacctgcagtcAAATACTTCTTCTCATGTTTCTATGTTTACATGTTCTCACACTTTCTGAAGCATTGCTTACATATTCATGATTTTTAAGATGTTATAGTTAAATGTTCAGTGCTATTTAAATATTATGTTGACATTGTTGGAGAGTtttcatgcttgtgttgacatttctttTCAGCCTTGATAGCTAACGGATtataatcacagtaaattacatTTCTAATGAAATATTTTTCTCCAACTCCTTAATTTCCATAGTTCATAAAAATATCAATTGTcaatatcgtgatacagttttcagccgtatcgcccagccctgcttCTTTGAGTTTTTTCTTTAGATGTCACTAGCCTGTCAGCGTGAGGACCTGCTGCTCGCTGAAATGAGTGACAGATGATATCATGTTACATTCTACAAAAGGGTTCAAAAAGACcagatgtattcatttatttttttaaattacttccaATGATCCcaagtcttcttattctctggcaaacCAGGTGTACAtgaggtcttaaaggggaactgattTATTAATCTTGTTAATCAAtcacaatctttatgtgagaCGAGAAGACTTATGTCTTTCTctgttttatgcattctaaatcataaaaaaTTGCAAGCAAGAGGTGGCTAACGATCATGTAACGGGAATTTGATATTTTCCGCCATTAAAGTGTTGTAAAGGAAACCTCAGGCGAAGTTTTATTTTATATGAAAGTTCATCCATTTCTGCAATTGTACTTCAAAtatgaaactaatatgtgatattaCACACCAAGTGAATCATGTCTAGCTTTTATTTATTGAAATGTTGATGATCATGGTTGTTTTTTAAAAAcccacattttctgagattttcaatttgaGTTTTTTATTAactgtaagccataatcatcaaaatgataTCAAAAGAAGGTTTGAAATATATTGAACTGCATGTAACGATCCTGTCATATATTACTTTCATCTTGTAGGACGAATTCTTTTAATAAatctaatattctaattttataGGTTCCACctgtacacactgtaagtatatatatatatatatatatatatatatatatatatatataaaaaacatgtagtaacattcataataacttgtgatatatacatgatgtaagtaccgtatttccttgaactgccgtcaggtatatagtatgcgcctgccttgaattactgctgggtcaaactcgcttccaaaataattagcgcatgcttagtattaccgcctggtcaaactcgtggcgtcacgagtgacacttccccttccatcattttcaaaatggaggaggctgatttcaataccggtaatttgaaatcgcataaaaggaagaagataaagagctattcagtaggatttaaggtccaagcttacatcatactcaaatttttactgcatacctttggtaagtgtcggagtgagaagaggtttcaaaataattagcgcatgcttacttttaccgcatgcctttggtaagcgcaggggtgagaagaggttttaaattaattagcgccccggcggcaattcaaggaaatacgtaatgtagtaacattcataataacatgtaaataaataaataaataaatgggttttacttgtatagcgcttttctaccttcaaggtactcaaagcgctttgacattacttccacatttacccattcacacacacattcacacactgatggagggagctgccatgcaaggcgctaaccagcacccatcaggagcaagggtgaagtgtcttgctcaggacacaacggacgtgacgaggttggtactaggtgggatttgaaccagggatcctcgggttgcgcacggccactctcccactgcagtatatatgtcatgtagtaacattcataataagatgtaatatatacatgatgtaagtatatatgtcatgtagtaacattcataataacatgcaatataaacatgatgtaagtatatatgtcatgtagtaacattcataataagatgtaatatatacatgatgtaagtatatatgtcatgtagtaacattcataataacatgcaatataaacatgatgtaagtatatatgtcatgtagtaacattcataataacatgcaatataaacatgatgtaagtatatatgtcatgtagtaacattcataataacatgcaatataaacatgatgtaa
This genomic stretch from Nerophis ophidion isolate RoL-2023_Sa linkage group LG22, RoL_Noph_v1.0, whole genome shotgun sequence harbors:
- the LOC133540429 gene encoding guanine nucleotide-binding protein G(I)/G(S)/G(O) subunit gamma-5 is translated as MSGSSNIVAMKKVVQQLRLEAGINRVKVSQAAADLQQFCLQNAQQDPLLTGMSSSNNPFRPQKVCSFL